The segment TAAATGATGATTTTACACTTAAATTAGATAAATTAGTTAAGATGATAGAACCGTTTACTATACTTATAATATCGATTTTTATAGGATTCATGCTTTTAGGGGTATTAATGCCAATTATGAATATTACCTCAAGTTTATCTGTGTAATTTAAGTGTAGGTGTCTATAAGGAAAGGAGAATGTGATTTATGGTTAAAAAAAGGGCTTTACTTTAATTGAATTGACTGTGGTGATTTCAATAATTGCCATTATCAGTCTAATTTCAGTTCCGAATTATATTAAACATATAAATTATGCAAGAAGAGAAGAAGCTATAAATCTAGGAAGACAAATAAATTTAGAAGTAATAGATTTTGAGTATAATGAAAATGAACAAAATAATAACTACAGAAAAATTGAAAACTATATTAAAGAGAATTTAGGAATTGAGGTTATTTGTAAATATGCAAAAGATGAAGAGGGAGAAGGATTAATTTCTGTTTTGTATAAGTCAAATGACAGCGATTTTGAATGTGTTATGAATGTGAAAAAAATAATTATGAAATTTTTAATGGTAACAAAGTATTATTGTATAAGAGTTTTAAATAAGGCATAGGGTTTAAATTAATAATTAGGTAATGGTTAAAAATAATTACTGATTTAACATAAATATTTATCATACAAGAGGTAATGTAAATGGAGGAAGTATGAAAAAAAGCACATAGTCTTTTAGAAATAATGATATGCTTAGGCTTAAGTGTTTCTATATTTTGTGGAGGCTTATACAGTTTAAATGGACTTAAAAGATTTTATGAAAATATTGAAATTAGACACTTTTCAAAAGCTTTAATTAGCTATATATATGATTGCAAGTCCTATTGTAAAGCTAATAATATTGAAGGGAATTTATGTATTCAGCATAATAAAGATTTAAAGTTATATTGTGGTATGCAAGCTGTATCTACTTTAAATGTTCCTAAAAATATTAAAATTAATAGTAACTCAAAAATTAATATAGACAAAAAAGGATTTACAAGTAGTTCATGCACAATTTATTTAACAAATAAAAGAAAGGGAAAGAAGATAACTATAACTGTAGCAACAGGTGCTTTAAATGAAAAAAATAATTAGACAAAGAAGTAAAGGGTTTTGTATTACAGAGGTTATGTGTAGCATAGCTATTTTTTCTATTATAGTTATTATTGTCTTTAATACACATATAGTTTTAAGAAAAAATATGTGCAAAGATAAAAAATTAAGAGAGTATAGCTGCATTTCTAGTGGTGTGAAATATAGCATATTAAAAAACTGTAGTTATGAAAGTATAAAAGAGATTAAAGCAAAGGGCAATATTTATCTAGAGGATGAAAACTTAAATCCAGACAGAATTATAGAAAAAAATATTTTGGACTTGTTAAAAACAAGTCCACCAAAAGAAAAGCCATTTGTTGAACTAAAGATTAAAGAGGATGAAAACGCATATAACGATACAGTCATAGTTATCAAAATTATATTACACTACAGTATTGAAGATAGACAATATGATATAAGTAGTGAATTTCTGAAAGGAAAGTATTGATGAAGTTAAAAGGGCATACTTTAGTTGAATTAATGGTTTATGTATGTTTAATTGGAATCTTATGTTCATTTCAAATAGGGTTTATAACAAGGGAATTTAAAAAGTATATTAATAATTCTGAGGATATTAAAAGTAATTTGGTCATAAACGATTCTTTAAATGTAATTGAAAAGTATATAGATGAATATTCTGGTTTTCAATTACAAGATAATACAATTTTTCTTTCTGATTACAAAAATACAAATATAAAAAAGATTTTATTAGATGATGATAAGATTTATATTATAAGTTATGAAAATGGCACAAAATGGATTAAAAAAGCTTCTAATGTGCTGTTAAAAGGAGTAAAAAATTGCAAAATACAAAGAAAGAATTCAATTATTTTAATCACATTAGAAGATAAGAAAGGCAAGGTGACCAAGAGATTTATACCGGTAGAAAAATAAAGGAAAAAGGATTTGTATTAATTTATACTATAATTATTGGAAGTATAGTTTTAGTTTTATGTGCATATACTTTTGAGCTTACAGTTGTAAATAAGAAGGTAAGCAGTTATGTAGCAAAATATTCTATTGGAGAAAATCAAAGAGAAAATAGCTGCGAGTATCTTTTATCTCAATTAAAATATTATCTTGAGCATGAAATTACTAATTTAAATTATGATAGTATAAAGAAACTATATCCAAATGGAAAAATTTTTCACAAAAGCTATAAAAATTCATATATAGAGAGAATTTATAATAAAAAATTACCTTTGGAAAATATATATTTTAATATAGTTACTGTTTATGATTCAAGGAGTAGGGAAGATGATGTTTATCAATGTATAATTGTAGAAAATAAGATTGTGTTTAAGCACTTAAATTTGAAATAAAATGGAGGGTAGCACTTTGTTTATAAAAAATAATATTATATTGAAGCTAGGGGAAAATAGTATTCTTGTATGGGAAGGTAATAAATTTAATGGGGTTGAAAATTTAAATAGTAAGCTAAAGGGGAAAAATCTCTATTTGATTTTAGAGGGAGAGAGGATATATGTTAAATATGTAAATATTCCTAAAGTTTCTAGTAGAAAGCTATATGATATTATTCAATTTGAACTTAAGTACTATTTTCATAGCATTGAAGATATTTTATTTGACTATGTTATAGTTGAAAACTTAAAAACTAGTTACAAAATATTAGTATTTTGCATTAACTCAAAAAAATAGATAGTTTAAAAGTTAATGTTTCAAAAGGGGTTAATATAAAGAAGGTTAATTTACTACAATTTGTAGTTTTAAATTTTATAAAAAATCAGATAAAAAATAATAATTATCTTTTAGTGTTTAATTATAACAATAATCTGTATTTTTTATTAGTTAAGGATGGCAATTTATTGGATAACTCTGTACTTGAAAATTTTGAAGGCAAAGTTGATAAGTTTTATAATGAAATTTACCATTTATTTGGGTTATATGAAATAAAAGATATAGCTATTTATTTTTTATGGTTTGATTATGAAAACATAATTGGTGATATAAAATTAAGCTATAACTGTGAAGTAATAGATTGCGATAAAATAAAGATAATTGAAAGTATAACAAGAAATAAGGTGTTTACAAATTGGAAAAGTTAAATTTTTTACCTAAATGGTATCTTACTAAAAAAGAGAAAAAAGGAATAGATTTTTTATTGGATCATTATTAATAATTGTATGTCTTGTTGTTTTTCAATTTGGTATTTTTTTCATAATAAAGAAGTACTAAGAGAAATCAAATCAAGTATTGTTGAAGAGCAAGAAACAAATTTAAAGAAGAAAGAAAATAATGTATTTAACTTCGAAAAGCTAAAAGAATTTTCAAATATATATATATTCATAAATTCAAAAGCAAAAGTTGAAAGCTTAGAGATTAATAAAAATATTCTTGATATTAGGGCAGAGGTTAATAATTTAAAGGACTATCTTAGTCTTTTGGATTATATTGAAAACAGTAATAAATATAAAATTTTAGAAATAAACAAAATAAGTAAAAAGGAGAGCTCTTTTTACTTCAATATTAAATTGGAAGTGATTTATTGAAAAAGATATATATTTTGATAGGCTTTATTTTAACAGTTAGCTTATTCTACATGAATTATGATTTAAGTAAAATAATATCAGAAAATAAAAACTATTTTATAAACCTGCAGTTGAAAAATAAAGGCAGAAACAAAACGCTAGCAAACAGGTCCTATAAGTGTATTTTAAAGGATTTATATAATGTTCCTTTTACTGAAATAGAGGACATTAATTTAAATAATAAGGATAGATGCTTAAATATTAGAATAAAACATAAAGATTCTCTAGATAATTTTATAAAATATGAAGCAATTAAAAATACATTTAGTAATAGTAATAATTACAGAATAGAAAAACTAGTAGTCTCTAATGAAGGAATTTTTATGGATATTATGTTTCAAATAAATCCATAATCTAAATTTTTATAAAGGTTTATATATCCAAAAATAAACAAGTACAGCTTACATATACGTTATGGAAAAAATGAATGTAAAAGAAATATTTGCAAATGTTATTTAGTTTTGATAAAATATCATTGTTCAATGTAAAGTGTAAATTTTAATTTTATACATATGAAATATTAAAAGACTGTATTAATTACTTTTAAAAGGTTATAATAATAAGTGAATTTTATGTTTTGGAGGGATACTTAATGATTTCAGCAGGAGATTTAAGAAAAGGAACAACTTTTGAATATGATGGACAAGTTTTTACGGTAGTAGATTTTTTACATGTAAAACCTGGTAAAGGTGCCGCTTTCGTAAGAGCTACTATAAAAAATGTTATATCTGGAGGAGTTGTTGAAAGAACATTCAATCCAACTGAGAAGCTTCAAGAAGCTGTTATAGAAAGAAAGGAAATGCAATATTTATATTCTGATGGTGAATTATATTATTTCATGGATCAAGAAACTTTTGAGCAAATTCCTTTAAACTATGATAAGGTAGAAAATGCAATCAAATTCTTAAAAGAAAATATGTTTGCAGTTATTAAATTTTTCAAAGGAGA is part of the Haloimpatiens sp. FM7315 genome and harbors:
- the efp gene encoding elongation factor P; translated protein: MISAGDLRKGTTFEYDGQVFTVVDFLHVKPGKGAAFVRATIKNVISGGVVERTFNPTEKLQEAVIERKEMQYLYSDGELYYFMDQETFEQIPLNYDKVENAIKFLKENMFAVIKFFKGEAFSVEAPNFVELQIAETEPSVKGNTATNVTKSAKLETGASIQVPLFIEEGQMIRIDTRTGEYMARV
- a CDS encoding Tfp pilus assembly protein FimT/FimU; the protein is MMKLKGHTLVELMVYVCLIGILCSFQIGFITREFKKYINNSEDIKSNLVINDSLNVIEKYIDEYSGFQLQDNTIFLSDYKNTNIKKILLDDDKIYIISYENGTKWIKKASNVLLKGVKNCKIQRKNSIILITLEDKKGKVTKRFIPVEK